Within Pseudomonas alloputida, the genomic segment ACGCCGAAGTTCTCGGTCGGGAACGCTTCGCTGCGCATGGTCTCGGCAACCTTGCGGTCGATATCGAGAATGGCGCTGGCCGGGTTGGCCAGGTCATCGGCCACTGCCGCGTGGGTAGCACCCATCTGCTTGATCAGCTCGCGCATGTTCTGCGCGCCGGCACCCGAAGCCGCCTGGTAGGTCATGGCGCTCATCCACTCGACCAGACCGGCCTCGAACAGGCCACCCAGGCCCATCAGCATCAGACTGACGGTGCAGTTGCCACCGATGTAGTTCTTGGTACCGGCATCCAGCTGCTGGTCGATGACCTTGCGGTTGACCGGGTCGAGGATGATCACCGCGTCATCCTGCATGCGCAGGGACGAAGCGGCGTCGATCCAGTAACCCTGCCAGCCGGCTTCACGCAGCTTGGGGAAGACCTCGTTGGTGTAGTCGCCACCCTGGCAGGTCAGGATCACGTCGAGGGTCTTGAGTTCTTCAATCGAATAAGCGTCCTTGAGGGGCGCTGTATCCTTGCCCACGTTCGGACCCTGGCCACCAACATTGGAGGTAGTGAAGAACACCGGCTCGATAAGGTCGAAATCCTGCTCCTCCAGCATCCGCTGCATGAGCACGGAACCGACCATACCGCGCCAACCGATCAGACCTACACGTTTCATCGCAACTACACCTTTGCTAAAAGTGGGCCGCCACCGGGAATTTTGGGGGGCGGGCCAGAGAGATTACAGATTCCGCAGCGCTGCGACTACTGCGTCGCCCATTTCCTGCGTACCAACTTTGCGGCAGCCTTCCGAGAAGATGTCGCCGGTACGCAGCCCCTGGTCCAGAACCAGGCTCACGGCCTTCTCGATCGCCTCGGCGGCAGCCGACTGATTGAAGCTGTAACGCAACATCATCGACACCGACAGGATGGTCGCCAGTGGGTTGGCGATGCCAAGGCCGGCGATGTCCGGTGCCGAGCCGTGGCAAGGCTCGTACATGCCTTTGTTGTCGGCATCCAGGGACGCCGAAGGCAGCATGCCGATGGAACCGGTCAACATGGAAGCTTCATCCGACAGAATGTCACCGAACATGTTGTCGGTCACCATCACGTCGAACTGTTTGGGGGCACGCACCAGCTGCATGGCAGCGTTGTCGACGTACATGTGGCTCAGTTCCACGTCCGGGTAGTCCTTGGCCACGTCTTCGACCACTTCACGCCACAGCTGGCTGGAGGCCAGAACGTTGGCCTTGTCCACCGAGCACAGCTTCTTGCCGCGCACGCGGGCCATGTCGAAGCCGACACGGGCAATGCGGCGCACTTCGCTTTCGCTGTACGGCAGGGTGTCGTAGGCCTGGCGTTCGCCACCTTCCAGCTCGCGCTGGCCACGCGGGGCACCGAAGTAGATGCCGCCGGTCAGCTCACGGACAATGAGGATGTCCAGGCCCGACACGATTTCCGGCTTCAGCGACGAGGCATCGGCCAGTTGCGGGTAAAGGATGGCCGGGCGCAGGTTGGCGAACAGGCCCAGTTGCGAGCGGATCTTCAGCAGGCCGCGCTCCGGGCGAATGTCTCGCTCGATCTTGTCCCACTTCGGCCCGCCCACAGCCCCCAGCAGCACTGCATCGGCCTTGCGCGCACGCTCCAGGGTTTCGTCGGCCAGCGGCACACCGTGCTTGTCGATGGCGGCACCGCCAATCACGTCGTGCGCCAGGCTGAAGCCGAGCTGGAACTTGTCGTTGGCCAGCTCCAGTACCTTGACTGCCTCGGCCATGATTTCCGGGCCGATACCGTCACCTGGGAGAATCAGAATCTGCTTGCTCATGCTTTCCTCTATCCATTCACGCGGCGTGGCCAAGCGGGCCCCACCGAAAAGTGCTTAACGCTCGGCCCACAACACCAGCACATCGGTGCTGAACGAGCCGTCGGCCTCGATCTGGTAATACTGCCGTACTTCTTCGCCCATGGCTTGCTGCAATTGGCGGATGGCCACGCGCATCGGCTCGGGGGTGCGCATGCGCTCAACCCAGGTGCTCCACTCCAGGCGCAACGTTTGGCGGGTGTGGCTGCGCACGTGCAGGCCGGCTTCGCTGACCTGGCGTTGCCACTCGGCGGCGGAGTAGTCGCGCACGTGGCTGGTGTCGCGCAGCACTTCGACCGTTTGCAGGTAAGTGTCGAGCAGCGGGCTGCCCGGCGACATCACGTCGATGAACGCCGCCACACCACCTGGCTTGAGCACCCGGCGCACCTCGCGCAGAGCCAGGCCCAGGTCGCTCCAGTGGTGGGCCGAATAACGGCTGAAGACAAAGTCGAACGAAGCATCGGCGAACGGCAGGCGTTCGGCAGCGCCGCGTTCGGTCGTGATATTGGCCAGGCCACGCTCGGCGGCGGCGCTGGCGACCACGTCGAGCATGGACTGCGAGAGGTCGTAGGCGACCACTTCGGCAACCAGCGGGGCGACGTGGAAGCTGACATGACCGGCACCGCAGCCCAGGTCCAGCACGCGGGCATGGGCCTGCCCTGCCAGCTCAGCCTGCAGCAGGGCGAATTCACTGCCTTGGGCGTGCACGGCGCTGCTGAGGTAGGCGCTGGCCTGCTCGCCGAACTGGCGTTGGACCACATCGATGTGCTGGGTGCTGGTCATGTCTCGTTCCTTTAGATTTTTGTTGCCTGTGCCGGCCTCTTCGCGGGTAAACCCGCGCCTACAGCGACCGCGTAACTTTCTGTAGGAGCGAGGAGGCCCGCACTGTCACCTACGAACTTCAGGCATCACGGAACAGCCAAGGCTGGCTGGCGCGGTGCTTGGCTTCGAAGGCCTTGATCGCGTCGCTGTCCTGCAAGGTCAGGCCGATATCGTCCAGACCGTTGAGCAGGCAGTGCTTGCGGAACGCATCGATCTCGAAGTGCAGCACCTTGCCATCCGGGCGGGTCACCGCCTGCGCCTGCAGGTCGATGGTCAGCTGGTAGCCCGGGTTGGCTTCGACCTGCTTGAACAGCTCGTCGACTTCCTCATCGCTGAGAATGATCGGCAGCAAGCCGTTCTTGAAGCTGTTGTTGAAGAAAATGTCGGCAAAGCTCGGCGCAATGATGCTGCGGAAGCCGTACTCGTCCAGCGCCCAGGGGGCATGCTCACGGCTGGAGCCGCAACCAAAGTTTTCCCGCGCCAGCAACACGCTGGCACCTTGGTAGCGCGCGTGGTTGAGCACGAACTCTTCGTTGAGCGGGCGCTTGCTGTTGTCCTGGTAGGGCTGACCCACGTCCAGGTAACGCCACTCGTCGAACAGGTTCGGGCCAAAGCCAGTGCGCTTGATCGACTTCAAGAACTGCTTGGGGATGATCTGGTCGGTGTCGACGTTGGCACGGTCCAACGGTGCGACGATGCCAGTGTGCTGGGTAAAGGCTTTCATGCTGCGCTCCCTTGGATCAACTCGCGGACATCGATGAAGTGGCCCGCTACAGCAGCAGCGGCGGCCATGGCCGGACTGACCAGGTGGGTACGGCCACCGGCGCCCTGACGGCCTTCGAAGTTGCGGTTGGAGGTGGACGCACAGTGCTCGCCGCTTTCAAGGCGGTCCGGGTTCATCGCCAGGCACATCGAGCAGCCTGGTTCACGCCATTCGAAACCGGCTTCGAGGAAGATCTTGTCCAGGCCCTCACGCTCGGCCTGGGCCTTGACCAGACCGGAACCTGGCACGACGATGGCTTGCTTGACGCTGGCGGCCACCTTGCGGCCCTTGGCGATTTCCGCCGCAGCGCGCAGGTCCTCGATTCGCGAGTTGGTGCACGAGCCGATGAACACACGGTCCAGCTTGATGTCGGTGATCGCCTGGTTGGCGGTCAGACCCATGTACTTCAAGGCACGCTCGATCGAACCACGCTTGACCAGGTCGGTTTCGGCAGCCGGATCCGGTACGCGCTGGTCGACGGCCAGGACCATCTCGGGCGAAGTGCCCCAGCTGACCTGTGGCTTGATCTGGCTGGCATCCAGCTCGACCACGGTGTCGAATACGGCATCGTCATCCGACACCAGGTCTTTCCACGACTCGACCGCTTGCTTCCACTGCTCGCCCTTCGGCGCGTACGGGCGCCCTTCGACGTAGGCAACGGTAGTGGCATCGGTTGCCACCAGGCCCACGCGGGCGCCGGCTTCGATGGACATGTTGCAGATGGTCATGCGGCCTTCCATCGACAATTCGCGAATGGCACTGCCTGCGAATTCCATGGCGTGACCGTTGCCACCGGCGGTGCCGATCTTGCCGATCACGGCCAGCACGATATCCTTGGCGGTGACGCCGGCAGGCAATTGGCCTTCCACGCGCACCAGCATGTTCTTCATCTTCTTGGCGACCAGGCACTGGGTGGCGAGCACGTGCTCGACCTCGGAAGTGCCGATGCCATGGGCCAAGGCACCGAAGGCGCCGTGAGTGGAGGTGTGCGAGTCACCGCAGACCACGGTCATGCCCGGCAAGGTGGCGCCCTGCTCCGGGCTGATGACGTGGACGATGCCCTGGCGCTCGTCATTCATCTTGAATTCGACGATGCCGTATTCGTCACAGTTCTCGTCGAGGGTCTGCACCTGCAGGCGCGACACCTGGTCGACGATCGCCTCGATACCGCCCTTGCGCTCTGGCGTGGTCGGCACGTTGTGGTCGGGCGTGGCGATGTTGGCGTCGATACGCCATGGCTTGCGGTTGGCCAGGCGCAGGCCTTCGAAGGCCTGGGGCGACGTCACTTCGTGGATGATGTGGCGGTCGATGTAGATCAGGGACGAGCCGTCATCACGGCGCTTGACCTCATGGGCTTCCCAGAGTTTGTCGTAGAGCGTTTTGCCAGCCATCAGACTGTTCCTCATCAGCGTCTTTCTATGCCAAAGACCCCTTGGCTTGTACGGACGATGCTAGGGGGTTAGATTGAATAACTCAAATTCATAATTTTTATGCTTTGGATAACCCAAAGGAATACGACACCATGGACCTGGCCAACCTCAGTGCCTTCATCGCCATTGCCGAAACCGGCAGCTTTTCCGGCGCAGCCGAACGCCTGTTCCTGACCCAGCCGGCCATCAGCAAACGCATCGCCGGCCTGGAGCAGCAACTGGACGTGCGCCTGTTCGACCGCCTGGGCCGCGAGGTGACCCTGACTGAAGCCGGGCGCGCACTGCTGCCGCGTGCGTACCAGATCCTCAACGTCCTGGATGATACCCGACGGGCGCTGACCAATCTGACCGGGGCCGTGAGCGGTCGCCTGACCCTGGCCACCAGCCACCACATCGGCCTGCACCGCCTGCCCCCGTTGTTACGGGTTTTCACCCGCCAGTACCCGGCAGTAGCACTGGATATTCAGTTCATGGATTCGGAACAGGCCTACGACGAGATTCTGCATGGCCGCGCCGAAATCGCCGTTATCACCCTGGCGCCCGAGCCGCACCATTTGGTCAAGGCCGTGCCGGTGTGGGACGACGCCCTGGACTTCGTCGCCGCCCCCGAGCACCCGCTGGCCAACAACCAGTCGGTCAGCCTGGCTGACATCGCCCGCCACCCGGCGGTATTTCCCGGCGGCAACACCTTTACCCACCATATTGTCCAGCGCCTGTTCGAAAGCCAGGGCTTGACGCCGAACATCGCCATGAGCACCAACTACCTGGAAACCATCAAGATGATGGTGTCGATCGGCCTGGCCTGGAGCGTGCTGCCACGCACCATGCTCGACGAACAGGTTGCACCCATCGCTTTACCCGGCATACAGCTGTCGCGCCAGCTAGGCTACATTCTGCACACGGAGCGTACGCTATCGAATGCGGCCAGGGCATTCATGGCCCTGCTCGACAGCCACTCAGGGCCCACCTGACCGGCTGTCAGCCAGCTATTCGTATTCCAAGGACACGTCATACGCCACAGGTCTGGTACCAATGCCCAAATCAGCAAACCGCTTTTTGCGCCTGCCGCGAATACCCGCAGCTGATCCCCAGGAGTCCGAGCAGGCCTGGCAGAACGCCCCGCAACTGCTGGCAGCGCTCAACGGTGCGCACCTGGGTGCCTGGCTATGGGATATCGAAAGCGGCAGGGTTAGTTGGTCGCGGGGCACCCAGGCCCTGTTCGGTTTCGATCCACAGCGGCCACTGCCCGCCGATATCGATTACCTCGACCTGCTGCCCGAGGAGGATCGCGCCCGCACGCGCCAGGTGTTCCAGGCGGTGGTCAATGGCGAGCCGGTGGAGCAAGCCATGCGCCACCGTATCCGCTGGCCGGACGGCAGCCTGCACTGGCTGGAGATCAACGGCAGCCTGACCCACGACCCGCACGGCCGACCGCAGATGATCGGCGTGATCCGCGAGATCACCCGCCAGCGCGAACGGGAAACGGCGCTGATCAATTCGGAAAAGCGCTTCGCCACGCTGTTTCACCTGAGCCCCAACGCCATTTTGCTGACCCGCCGCCGCGATGGCATGATCTTCGAGGTCAACCAGCACTTCGAAGACATGTTCGGCTGGCCCGGCAGCCAGGTGATCGGCAAGACCAGCCTGGAACTGGGCCTGTGGGTCAACCCCGAACAGCGCCACCAGATAGTGGAGTCGACCCGTGCCAACGGCGGCCCGCTGATCATGGAGGTGCAATTCCGCGCAACCAGCGGCAAGGTGCATGACGGCATCCTGTGCACCCAGGGCATCGAGCTGGAAGGCGTGACTTTCCTGATCAGTACATTCGTCGACACCACCGAACGCAAGCGTGCCGAGCAGGCCCTGAAGGACAGCCAGGAGCGCCTGGACCTGGCCCTGGACTCGGCGCAACTTGGCACCTGGGACTGGCACATCCCAAGCGGCATGCTCTACGGCTCGGCCCGCGCCGCGCAGCTGCATGGCTTGCCGCCCATCCCCTTTCATGAATCGTTCGATGCGTTCTTCGAGGGCGTGCCGGAGCACGAGCGCAACTCGATGCGACAAGCCTACCGTAGCCTGCGCGAAGGGCCCGCCGGCAACTATCAGATCACCTACCGGGTGCAGCTGGAAAACGGCACTTCACGCTACATCGAAAGCCGCGCGCGGCTGTACCGCGACGACCAGGGCATCCCCCTGCGCATGGCGGGCACCTTGCTCGACATCACCGATCAGGTGGAGCGCGAACAACGCCTGAGCGCCTCGGAAGAGAAGTTTGCCAGCCTGTTCCAGGTCAGCCCCGACCCGATCTGCGTCACACGCCAGGACACTGGCCAGTTCATCGAGATCAATCCGGCGTTCACCCAGACCTTCGGCTGGAGCAGCGCGCAGGTGCTTGGGCGTACCGCCGAGGAAATCGGCCTGTGGGCCGAGTCCGTCGAGCGCGCGAAACGTATCGAGCAGGTGATCCGCGAACAGGCCTTGAGTAACGTCGCCGTGGTACTCAACCACCGCAATGGCGACCCGCTGACCTGTGTGATTTCCAGCCGCCTGATCACCGTCGACGACCAGCCCTGCAGCGTGACCACCCTGCGCGACATCACCCAGCAACAACGCGCCGAAGCCGCGCTGAAGTCCAGCGAGGAGAAGTTCGCCAAGGCCTTCCACTCCAGCCCCGACGCCATCACCATCACCGAACGCCACAGCGGCCGCTACCTGGAGGTCAACGACGGCTTCTGCCGCCTGACCGGCTACAGCACTGATGAAGTGATCGGCCACACGGTGTATGAGATCGGCATCTGGGCCGACGACAAGCAGCGCAGCGCGCTGCTGGCCGAGTTGCGCGAGCGCGGCCGGGTACACCACCGCGAGATGCTCGGGCGCAACAAGCGTGGCGATATCCTCACGGTCGAGGTTTCGGTGGAACCGATCACCCTCAACGAAGTGGATTGCCTGCTGCTGACCGCCCGCGACGTCAGCCAGCTGAAGAACGCCCAGGCGCAGATACGCCACCTGGCCTATCACGACCCGCTGACCAACCTGCCCAACCGCGCCTTGCTGATGGACCGCCTGAGCCAGCAGATCGCCCTGCTCAAGCGCCATAACCTGCGTGGCGCCCTGCTGTTCCTCGACCTCGACCACTTCAAGCACATCAACGACTCGCTGGGCCACCCGGTGGGCGACACCGTGCTGAAGATCATCACCGCCCGCCTTGAGGCCAGCGTGCGCCTGGAGGACACCGTGGCGCGTCTGGGGGGCGACGAATTCGTGGTGCTGCTTAGCGGCCTGGAAGGGAGCCGCGAACACGTTGAAGAGAAAGTGCGCGAGCTGGCCGACACCCTGCGCGAACTGCTGGCCGAGCCAATGTCACTGGATGGCCAGCGCCTGCAGGTAACGCCCAGCATCGGCGTGGCGCTGATCCCCGACCACGGCACCACACCGGCCGACCTGCTCAAACGTGCCGATATCGCCCTGTACCGGGCCAAGGACTCCGGTCGCAACACCACCCAGCTGTTTCACACCACCATGCAGAAGGCCGCCAGCGAGCGCCTGCGCATGGAAAACGACCTGCGCCTGGCCCTGGCCCGTGGCGAGCTGGCACTGCACTTCCAGCCGCAGGTGGATGCCCGCGACAACCGCATCGTCGGTGCCGAAGTACTGTTGCGCTGGCACCACCCGCAACTGGGTCAGCAACCGCCCTCGCAGTTCATCCAGGTACTGGAAGAAAGTGGCCTGATCCTTGAAGTTGGCAGCTGGATTCTCGACGAAGCCTGCGACGCCTGCGCCCGCATGCTGACCGACGGGCTGATCGACGCTGATGATTTCAACCTGTGCGTGAACATAAGCCCGCGACAGTTCCGCCAGAACGACTTTGTCGGGCGGGTGCTGCGCAGCCTGGACGATTACCGCCTGCCGCGGCAGATGCTGACGCTGGAAATCACAGAAGGCATCGTCATACAGAACCTGGAAGACACCATCAGCAAGATGTGCGAGCTGAAGCGCTACGGGGTGAGTTTTGCCATGGATGACTTCGGCACCGGCTATTCCTCGCTGACTTACCTGAAGCGCCTGCCGGTCGATGCGCTGAAGATCGACCAGAGCTTCGTACGCGATGCTCCGGTCGACCCCAACGACGCAGAAATTGTCCGCGCCATTGTCGCCATGGCGCGCAGCCTGGACCTGGCGGTGATTGCCGAAGGGGTAGAACTGACCGAACAGCTGGCGTTTCTCGAGCGGCTGGGGTGCCATCTGTACCAGGGTTATCTGCACAGCCGGCCATTACCGTTACCGGAGTTTCGGCAGATGTTGCTGGAGGCGCCGGCAGATTACTGATCGCATGACGGCCGCGCACCTACGCGGGACTGCGTGAGAAGCACGAAAAAGGGCACCTCTGGAGGTGCCCTTTTTTTCGTTGCAGCTCGATCAGTTCAGCGCTGGTTTTTCGCCATTGATCGGAATGCGCTTGGCCTTGGCTTCTTCAGGCACGATGCGCAGCAGGTCGATGCTGAGCAGGCCATTGGCCAGGCCGGCGGCCTTCACTTCGATGTGATCTGCCAGGCGGAACGACAGCTTGAAGGCGCGTTGTGCGATACCCTGGTGCAGGTAGGTCACTTCAGCGGCGCTATTGTCGCGCTTGCCACCGGTCACGGTCAGGACACCTTTTTCGACCTGCAGGTCGAGGTCCTCTTCCTGGAAACCGGCTGCAGCAACCACGATGCGGTAGTGGTCATCGCCATGCTTTTCCACGTTATAGGGCGGGTAGCTGCTACCGGCCTCGTTACGTGCCGCGGATTCGAACAGGTCGTTGAAACGGTCGAAACCAACGGAATGACGGAACAGTGGAGCAAGAGAGAAAGCAGTAGTCATGGTCATAAACTCCTGAGATTCAGCAAGTAAGTCATTACGCGACCCGGCTTCGGCATCGCGTACTCAAAAGATATGGCCGAGGGAAATGCTTTCAAGGGATAAATAGAAAAAATTTGATTTTTTTGCACGGGGTTTGATGGCCTCTTCGCGGGTGAACCCGTTCCTACACGGCGGCCTGTGCCCAACCACCGACCTGTGTCCATCCTCGATCAGGCGTAGGAGCGGGTTTACCCGCGAATAGGGTAGCGGCGGCAACAGTGAACGGCGGGTGGGGATTGGCCAGCAGGGCCGGCCCTTTCGCGGGTAAACCCGCTCCTACAGGTGCAGTACCAGCGGCCTGCTCAGGCGACGCAAGCCTCCAAGACTTGCGCCTCTACCCCCAGCAACCGGCTGATCCGCGCGCAGTCATCTTCCCGGCGCAACTCGGCAAACAACACCACCGCTTCAGGGTAACTGCGAGTCAGCATCGCCAGCCACTGCTTCATCCGCCCCGGCGCATAACGCGGCGACAATTTGGCCTGGGCCTGGCGCCAGAACTCGCGCAACAGAGGCAACAAGTCATGCCAGCTCATCGGTTGATAGTCGCGCCCGTCCCGCGCCGCCGCAATCTGCAGGCCCAGGTCCGGGCGCGATACCAGCCCACGCCCGAGCATGATGTCTTCAGCGCCACTGACCTCGCGGCAACGCCGCCAGTCATCGACCGTCCAGATCTCACCATTGGCGAACACCGGCACCTTGACCACATCCTGTACCCGCGCCACCCACTCCCAGTGCGCTGGCGGCTTGTAGCCCTCAACCTTGGTCCGAGCGTGCACCACCAGGTGTGCCGAACCGCCTTCGGCCAAAGCCGTGGCGCACTCCAGTGCCCCGTCGGGGCTGTCGAAGCCCAGGCGCATCTTCGAGGTCACCGGGATATTTGCCGGCACCGCCCGCCGCACTTCACGCACAATGGCGTGCAGCAACTCCGGCTCTTTGAGCAGTACCGCGCCACCGCGCGACTTGTTCACCGTCTTTGCCGGGCAACCGAAGTTCAGGTCGATCACCGGCGCCCCAAGCTCGCAAGCCAGTGCAGCGTTTTCCGCCAGGCATACTGGGTCAGAACCCAGCAATTGCACGCGCATGGGCACACCGGCAGCCGTGCGCGCGCCCTGACGCAGTTCAGGCGCCAGCTTGTCGAACGAGGACGCCGGCAACAGGCGGTCGCACACGCGAATGAACTCGGTGACGCACCAGTCGATACCGCCCACACGAGTCAATACGTCGCGCAGGATGTTGTCGACCAGCCCCTCCATGGGGGCCAGGGCAATTTGCATGTCGGGGTCTCAGCGGAAAAAGCCGGCAGTTTAACAAAAAATGCCGGCCACTCAGGCGCCGATCAGCGCCGGACCGTAACCTTCGACGAATTCCGCCGGCATGCGCCTGGGCTTGCCGCTGGACAGCTCGATGCAGGCGAAGGTGGTTTGCGCACGCAGCAGCGTCACACCATCGCGCGGGCGCTTGAGCTGAAACCGCCGCGTCATGCGCAGGCGCTGGTCCCAGTCAATGATCCAGGTGGCCAGTTGCAGCTCGTCGTCTTCATACGCGGCGGCCAGGTAGTCGATTTCGTGGCGCACCACAGCCATCGCCCGGTCAAGGCGCCGGTACTCGGCCAGGTCCAGCCCCAGACGCTGGGAGTGGCGCCAGGCGCAGCGCTCAAGCCAGGTGACGTAGACGGCATTGTTGGCATGGCCAAGGCCGTCGATGTCCTCGCTGCCGACGCGCAGGTCGATGACGAAGGGTGTTGCCAGGTCCCAGCTCATTTTCGCTTCCTTGGCGCAAAAGGCGATTTAGCAGCGATCTGCGGGGCAATGTCCAGCCCCCGTGAGCCTGAGGCAGTCGTTATAGGGGCGGGCTTGCCCGCGAATCAGACACCGCGGCGGATGGCACCGGCGGCGATACCGATGTTCGCGACTGAAGCCGCCCCGACACTAACCGCTTCAGCCCGAGCCAGCAATTCGAGCACGGCTTCACTTAGCCGCGGGTCGGCCAGCACTCGCTGGTGACCACCCTCTTCCAGCAGCATCAGCCGGCTGTCGAACCAGGACTTGTGGATGACATGTGCCTCATCTGCGGGCACGAGAGCATCATCGGCAGCATGCACCACCAGCCCCGGCAGCTCCAGCTGGTACCCCGTGACATCCAGCCGCGCAATCTGCATGCCCACATCGCGCTCGATCTGGCGAATGAACGCTGCCCGTGCCCGTGCTGGCAGCCCCAGGCGATGGGCAAAACCACGCAACACACCGAGCAACCGCGCCGGCGCTGCAATGCTGACAGCCGCCTCTGTGCGCAGCCCCATCTGCAAAGCCAGCAGCACGCTTGCCCCACCCATGGAATGGCCAATGACTGCACGCAAGGGCGGCAACTCAGCCGCAGCCTCAAGCAGCGCCCGGGCAAACAGCACCACATTCGCTTGCTCGCCAGGCGAACGACCATGCCCAGGCCCTTCCAGCGACACCACCGTATGCCCCGCCTGAACCAAGGTCTCGATCAAGGCGGCAAACTGCGTCGGGCGCCCTTCCCAACCGTGCATCAGCAGCACGGTCGGCCCTTGACCCCAGCGCAAGGCAGACAGGCCGAAGCGCAGCGTAATGCGCTCGGCGCTGGCCAGCACAGGCAGCTCCCAATCCCGCGGCGGCAGGTTGCGCGGGGTCATGAAGGCTCGGCGCATCTTGCCCGCGACATGCTCGGGGGCCAGGCGGCCCAAGGTGCCATTGACACCGCGAATCCAGCTCAGGGTAGTCATCGCCATGCTCCAGGGTTAAAGCACCGCCGATTTGGCGGCGCGCAGAATACGGTCAGACAGGTCACTGGTCCCCAAGGCCCGGGCCAGCGCCAGCCCCCCAACCATCAGGGCCAGGTCGGCCAGCGCTTTGTCGGCATCCTCAGGGCGGTCGACCATCGCGGCAGTCATCAACTCGATGTGCTCGGCCAGCACCTCGCGGAAGACCTCCGGCAGGCGCTGCATTTCGCCCAACGCGTTAGGCAGCGGGCAAGCATGTACTTCGCAGTCCCGGTGCTTGCGCGAGAGGTAGAAGGCCCCGGCCAGCGCTCGCCGCCCGGCGCCATCGAGATTGGGGTCGATCTGGGCGAGCAAGGCACGGCGCTCACCCAACAACTGGCGGAACGCTTCGAGCATAAGCTCGTCCTTGCTGTCGAAGTGCGCATAGAAGCCGCCGACGGTCAGGCCTGCCGCACCCATCACCTGACTGACGCTGGGCTCGGCCGGGCCG encodes:
- a CDS encoding bifunctional diguanylate cyclase/phosphodiesterase, translating into MPKSANRFLRLPRIPAADPQESEQAWQNAPQLLAALNGAHLGAWLWDIESGRVSWSRGTQALFGFDPQRPLPADIDYLDLLPEEDRARTRQVFQAVVNGEPVEQAMRHRIRWPDGSLHWLEINGSLTHDPHGRPQMIGVIREITRQRERETALINSEKRFATLFHLSPNAILLTRRRDGMIFEVNQHFEDMFGWPGSQVIGKTSLELGLWVNPEQRHQIVESTRANGGPLIMEVQFRATSGKVHDGILCTQGIELEGVTFLISTFVDTTERKRAEQALKDSQERLDLALDSAQLGTWDWHIPSGMLYGSARAAQLHGLPPIPFHESFDAFFEGVPEHERNSMRQAYRSLREGPAGNYQITYRVQLENGTSRYIESRARLYRDDQGIPLRMAGTLLDITDQVEREQRLSASEEKFASLFQVSPDPICVTRQDTGQFIEINPAFTQTFGWSSAQVLGRTAEEIGLWAESVERAKRIEQVIREQALSNVAVVLNHRNGDPLTCVISSRLITVDDQPCSVTTLRDITQQQRAEAALKSSEEKFAKAFHSSPDAITITERHSGRYLEVNDGFCRLTGYSTDEVIGHTVYEIGIWADDKQRSALLAELRERGRVHHREMLGRNKRGDILTVEVSVEPITLNEVDCLLLTARDVSQLKNAQAQIRHLAYHDPLTNLPNRALLMDRLSQQIALLKRHNLRGALLFLDLDHFKHINDSLGHPVGDTVLKIITARLEASVRLEDTVARLGGDEFVVLLSGLEGSREHVEEKVRELADTLRELLAEPMSLDGQRLQVTPSIGVALIPDHGTTPADLLKRADIALYRAKDSGRNTTQLFHTTMQKAASERLRMENDLRLALARGELALHFQPQVDARDNRIVGAEVLLRWHHPQLGQQPPSQFIQVLEESGLILEVGSWILDEACDACARMLTDGLIDADDFNLCVNISPRQFRQNDFVGRVLRSLDDYRLPRQMLTLEITEGIVIQNLEDTISKMCELKRYGVSFAMDDFGTGYSSLTYLKRLPVDALKIDQSFVRDAPVDPNDAEIVRAIVAMARSLDLAVIAEGVELTEQLAFLERLGCHLYQGYLHSRPLPLPEFRQMLLEAPADY
- a CDS encoding Hsp20 family protein, which produces MTTAFSLAPLFRHSVGFDRFNDLFESAARNEAGSSYPPYNVEKHGDDHYRIVVAAAGFQEEDLDLQVEKGVLTVTGGKRDNSAAEVTYLHQGIAQRAFKLSFRLADHIEVKAAGLANGLLSIDLLRIVPEEAKAKRIPINGEKPALN
- a CDS encoding tRNA dihydrouridine(16) synthase DusC yields the protein MQIALAPMEGLVDNILRDVLTRVGGIDWCVTEFIRVCDRLLPASSFDKLAPELRQGARTAAGVPMRVQLLGSDPVCLAENAALACELGAPVIDLNFGCPAKTVNKSRGGAVLLKEPELLHAIVREVRRAVPANIPVTSKMRLGFDSPDGALECATALAEGGSAHLVVHARTKVEGYKPPAHWEWVARVQDVVKVPVFANGEIWTVDDWRRCREVSGAEDIMLGRGLVSRPDLGLQIAAARDGRDYQPMSWHDLLPLLREFWRQAQAKLSPRYAPGRMKQWLAMLTRSYPEAVVLFAELRREDDCARISRLLGVEAQVLEACVA
- a CDS encoding acyl-CoA thioesterase codes for the protein MSWDLATPFVIDLRVGSEDIDGLGHANNAVYVTWLERCAWRHSQRLGLDLAEYRRLDRAMAVVRHEIDYLAAAYEDDELQLATWIIDWDQRLRMTRRFQLKRPRDGVTLLRAQTTFACIELSSGKPRRMPAEFVEGYGPALIGA
- a CDS encoding alpha/beta fold hydrolase is translated as MTTLSWIRGVNGTLGRLAPEHVAGKMRRAFMTPRNLPPRDWELPVLASAERITLRFGLSALRWGQGPTVLLMHGWEGRPTQFAALIETLVQAGHTVVSLEGPGHGRSPGEQANVVLFARALLEAAAELPPLRAVIGHSMGGASVLLALQMGLRTEAAVSIAAPARLLGVLRGFAHRLGLPARARAAFIRQIERDVGMQIARLDVTGYQLELPGLVVHAADDALVPADEAHVIHKSWFDSRLMLLEEGGHQRVLADPRLSEAVLELLARAEAVSVGAASVANIGIAAGAIRRGV
- a CDS encoding TetR/AcrR family transcriptional regulator translates to MSDKKSRTRERILEAARTALIQHGPAEPSVSQVMGAAGLTVGGFYAHFDSKDELMLEAFRQLLGERRALLAQIDPNLDGAGRRALAGAFYLSRKHRDCEVHACPLPNALGEMQRLPEVFREVLAEHIELMTAAMVDRPEDADKALADLALMVGGLALARALGTSDLSDRILRAAKSAVL